A genomic stretch from Falco naumanni isolate bFalNau1 chromosome 4, bFalNau1.pat, whole genome shotgun sequence includes:
- the LOC121086066 gene encoding collagen alpha-1(I) chain-like produces MAEHPLPRLRLTAPASAGDTPHGTPPPYPAARLPRGGGQALGPALCPAAGAPAARAGNRGGERRQGASPSSSTCCCAEEKARTRGDSSAPGGRKRGRFVQHLREESLSPGERGARGAPSQAAAVTRGSAPGPAGVSLPRGGGGERGRRHSPHSRRLGGSHSLRRPPPVRPSTRPSGRPAGWSGAGEAARPPAAGGRLLGSAGQRPSPQCPGGSGRSDPGRTRGEQRPRSATRPHAGRGGRGGGGGGGGRDAPLAPAPPPRPPPGSPRFRAPPGGAAPLLKGAAPGVAGGEAGRGARGRAAAGDLRRRRRERRVSPGRSHLPRGPGEGDLNHVAEFAAAGREPIMGRARGEGCLEEQFDECPAFPLLLGQHGGPTELLLTLAVQPASPVEGQPEATAMEE; encoded by the exons ATGGCAGAGCACCCTCTGCCGCGCCTCCGGCTCACTGCTCCCGCCAGCGCCGGGGATACCCCGCACGGCACCCCGCCGCCGTACCCGGCCGCCCGCCTCCCCCGGGGCGGAGGACAAGCGCTCGGCCCCGCGCTCTGCCCGGCAGCAGGTGCTCCCGCAGCCCGTGCGGGAAACCGCGGCGGGGAGCGCAGGCAGGGCGCAAGCCCTTCTTCCTCCACATGCTGCTGCGCTGAGGAGAAAGCCCGCACCCGGGGTGACAGCTCAGCCCCGGGCGGGAGGAAGCGGGGGCGTTTCGTGCAGCACCTTCGCGAGGAAAGCCTCTCCCCGGGCGAGCGAGGAGCCCGCGGCGCCCCGTCACAGGCGGCGGCCGTGACCCGGGGcagcgcccccggccccgcgggggtCTCCCTCCCGCGAGGAGGGGGCGGCGAGCGCGGCCGCCGCCACTCACCTCACAGCCGGCGTCTCgggggcagccacagcctcaGGCGGCCTCCGCCCGTCCGTCCGTCCACCCGTCCCTCCGGCCGGCCGGCGGGGTGGAGTGGGGCGGGGGAAGCGGCGCGGCCCCCCGCCGCAGGGGGCCGCCTCCTCGGCTCGGCGGGGCAGCGCCCCTCGCCTCAGTGCCCCGGCGGGAGCGGACGTTCCGACCCCGGCCGGACTCGCGGGGAGCAGCGGCCGCGCAGCGCCACACGGCCCCACGCGGGacggggcgggcgcggggggggggggggggggggggggcgggacgCGCCCCtcgcgccggccccgcccccgcgccccccgcccggctcgCCCCGCTTCCGCGCGCCTCCTGGAGGCGCTGCTCCACTCCTTAAAGGGGCCGCGCCCGGCGTGGCGGGGGGCGAGGCGGGGCGAGGGGCGCGTGGCCGGGCCGCCGCGGGTGACCTGCGCCGGCGGCGACGCGAGAGGCGAGTGTCGCCCGGGCGGAGCCACCTGCCGAGGGGCCCTGGCGAAG GTGATCTCAACCACGTTGCagagtttgctgctgctggacgGGAGCCGATCATGGGAAGAGCTCGGGGTGAAGGCTGTCTAGAGGAACAATTCGATGAGTGTCCTGCTTTccccctgctgctgggacaaCATGGG